The Cellulosimicrobium sp. ES-005 genome segment CGTCCCCGACAGCGCGAGGATCATCTCGCAGACGTGCGTGTCGCGGTCCAGGCGCGGGCGCCCCGCCGCCGGGCCGTCGGCGACGACGCCGTTCGCGACGGCGAGCCGCTCGACCTCCGGCGTCGGGTCGAACGTGACGCCCTTGGTGACCATGCCCACCGTCTGCGTGAGCGGACCGAGGGCGGCGAGCCGCGCCGCGAGGGCGGGGTAGTCCCGCTCGACGACGACGAGCCTCGCCATCGTGACCCCGGGCACGAGCTCGTCCTGGGGCAGGACCTCGCCGTGCGGCGTCGCCATGGCGTCCGGGGTGTCGTGCGCGAGCGGGACGGCGACGACGTCCTTGCGCACGCCCAGGTGGGTCTCCGACAGCTCGGAGACGTGCCGGGCGAGCGTGTGGAAGATGTCGAAGTCGGTGCGCGTCTGCCACGGCGGGCTGATCGCCGGGTTGAACGAGTGCACGAACGGGTGCATGTCCGTCGAGGACAGGTCGTGCTTCTCGTACCAGGTGGCCGCCGGGAGCACGACGTCCGAGAACAGCGTCGTCGACGTCATCCGGAAGTCGGCCGTGACGAGCAGGTCGAGCTTCCCCTGCGGCGCCTCGTCGTGCCACGCGATGTCCCGCGGCCGCCGGTCCGGCCCCGACTCCGGTGCGCGCACCGCGGCGTCGGTCCCGAGCAGGTGCTTGAGGAAGTACTCGTTGCCCTTGCCCGACGACCCCAGCAGGTTCGCGCGCCAGACGGTGAGAACGCGCGGGAAGTTCGCCGGGTCGTCGGGGTCCGCGCACGCGTAGTCCAGCTCGCCCGAGGAGAGCTGGTCGACGACGTGGCGCACCGGGTCCTTGCCCGCCGCCTCGGCCTCGTCCACCAGGTCGAGCGGGTTGCGGTCGAACGTCGGGTAGCTGGGCGTCCAGCCGCGACGGACGGACTCCACCAGCGTGTCCGCCGTCGTGCGGCCTGCGAGCTTCCCGGTGGCGAGCGGGGACGCGAGCGCGTCCGCGGGCAGGCCGTCGTAGCGCCACTGGTCCGTCGCGAGGTACCAGAAGGCCGTGCTGATCATGAGGCGCGGAGGACGGGCCCAGTCCGCCGCGTTGGCGTACTGCTGGAACCCCGTGATCGGGCGGACCTTCTCCTGCCCCACGTAGTGCGCCCAGCCGCCGCCGTTCACGCCCTGGCAGCCGGTCATCGTCACGAGCGCGAGGAACGTGCGGTAGATCGTGTCGGAGTGGAACCAGTGGTTGGTGCCCGCGCCCATGATGATCATCGAGCGGCCGCCCGAGTCGAGCGCGTTCTGCGCGAACTCCCGCCCGATGCGCGCCGCGGCGGCCGCGGGGACGCCGGTGATCTCCTCCTGCCACGCCGGGGTGCCCGGGGTCGCCGGGTCGTCGTACCCCGTCGGCCACGTGCCCGGCAGGTCGAGGTCGGGGCGGTCCACGCCGTACTGCGCGAGCAGCAGGTCGTAGACCGTCGTCACCAGGTGCTCGCCCACGCGGTGCGTCGGCACGCCGCGCCGGACGGCGCCCGCGCCGCCCTGGTGCTCCGCGCCCTCCTCGGGAGCGAGGTCGAAGCGCGGGAGGTCGACGGCGACCGGCTCGCCCGACGCGCCGCCCGACAGGTCCGCGACCGACAGCGCGGGCTCGACGCCCTCGAGGTCGAGGTTCCAGCGACCGGGGTCGCCGTAGCGGTGGCCGAGCGACCCGTTGGGGACGACGACGTCGCCCGCGCGGGACAGGATCACCGTCTTGGAACCGGCGTTCGTGGCGCCGGCCTGGTCGGCGGCGGGTGTGCCCGCGAGCCGGTCCGCCGTGAGGAAGCGCCCGGGCACGTACGCGTCTCCGCGCCGGTCGAGCGTCACGAGGTACGGAGCGTCGGTGAATCGCGCCATGTAGTCGAGGAACCGGGGAGCGCGGTCGCGCACGTGGAACTCGGTGAGGATGACGTGGCCCATGGCCTGGGCGAGGGCGCCGTCGGTGCCGGGATGTGGAGCGAGCCACTCGTCCGCGAACTTGGTGTTGTCCGCGTAGTCGGGCGACACGGTCACGACCTTCTGGCCCCGGTACCGAGCCTCCGCCATGAAGTGGGCGTCCGGGGTGCGCGTGACCGGGACGTTGGAGCCCCACATGATGCAGTAGGTGGAGTTCCACCAGTCGGCGGACTCCGGGACGTCGGTCTGGTCGCCGAACACCTGCGGGGACGCGACGGGCAGG includes the following:
- a CDS encoding nitrate reductase subunit alpha; translated protein: MPPLDERTPRDPADALLRLGSRLRRGQVSDDLRQVFLTGGRQGDVFYRDRWSHDKVVRSTHGVNCTGSCSWKVYVKDGIITWETQQTDYPSVGPDSPEYEPRGCPRGAAFSWYTYSPTRVRYPYVRGTLLDLYRRAKDEVGGDPVLAWEKVTSDPESARAYKSARGKGGLVRATWDETAEIVAAAHVHTIKTYGPDRVAGFSPIPAMSMVSHGVGSRFVQLLGGSMLSFYDWYADLPVASPQVFGDQTDVPESADWWNSTYCIMWGSNVPVTRTPDAHFMAEARYRGQKVVTVSPDYADNTKFADEWLAPHPGTDGALAQAMGHVILTEFHVRDRAPRFLDYMARFTDAPYLVTLDRRGDAYVPGRFLTADRLAGTPAADQAGATNAGSKTVILSRAGDVVVPNGSLGHRYGDPGRWNLDLEGVEPALSVADLSGGASGEPVAVDLPRFDLAPEEGAEHQGGAGAVRRGVPTHRVGEHLVTTVYDLLLAQYGVDRPDLDLPGTWPTGYDDPATPGTPAWQEEITGVPAAAAARIGREFAQNALDSGGRSMIIMGAGTNHWFHSDTIYRTFLALVTMTGCQGVNGGGWAHYVGQEKVRPITGFQQYANAADWARPPRLMISTAFWYLATDQWRYDGLPADALASPLATGKLAGRTTADTLVESVRRGWTPSYPTFDRNPLDLVDEAEAAGKDPVRHVVDQLSSGELDYACADPDDPANFPRVLTVWRANLLGSSGKGNEYFLKHLLGTDAAVRAPESGPDRRPRDIAWHDEAPQGKLDLLVTADFRMTSTTLFSDVVLPAATWYEKHDLSSTDMHPFVHSFNPAISPPWQTRTDFDIFHTLARHVSELSETHLGVRKDVVAVPLAHDTPDAMATPHGEVLPQDELVPGVTMARLVVVERDYPALAARLAALGPLTQTVGMVTKGVTFDPTPEVERLAVANGVVADGPAAGRPRLDRDTHVCEMILALSGTTNGRLAVQGFEDLERRTGQRLADLARDEQGKRITFPDVQSRPTAVITSPEWSGSEHGGRRYSAFVINVERLKPWHTLTGRQHFFLDHDWMAELGEQLPVYRPPLDMHRLFGDSRVGDTSPTGAQGSEGYAEVAVRYLTPHSKWSIHSEYQDNLFMLSLSRGGPTIWMSPQDAEKIGVADNEWIESYNRNGVVVARAVVSHRMPEGTVFMYHAKDRTVDVPRSETSGLRGGIHNSLTRVLLKPTHLIGGYAQLSYGFNYIGPTGNQRDEVTVIRRRSQEVTY